A window from Henckelia pumila isolate YLH828 unplaced genomic scaffold, ASM3356847v2 CTG_466, whole genome shotgun sequence encodes these proteins:
- the LOC140872480 gene encoding uncharacterized mitochondrial protein AtMg00860-like has translation MRELSAVFLQPINIHQLKGEITYAKFSKCGFWLEQIAFLDHIVSAKGVEVDLSKVEAVWNWVTPKNATEIRSFLGLAGYYRRFIQDFSKIALPFTYLTQKGVKFVWSKQCEKSFEELKERLMTTSVLAIPEGKANVVADALSRKSATLNQLKIQQDLITN, from the exons ATGAGAGAACTTTCAGCTGTATTTTTGCAACCTATAAATATACATCAGCTGAAGGGAGAAATCACATAtgctaagttcagtaagtgtggaTTTTGGCTTGAGCAAATTGCATTTTTGGATCATATAGTTTCAGCTAAGGGAGTTGAGGTGGATCTGTCTAAGGTGGAAGCAGTTTGGAATTGGGTTACTCCAAAGAATGCTACAGAGATAcggagtttcttgggtttagcaggctactacaggCGGTTTATTCAGGATTTCTCCAAGATTGCTCTACCATTTACATATTTGACCCAGAAGGGTGTGAAGTTCGTGTGGTCAAAGCAATGTGAGAAAAGCTTCGAAGAGTTGAAGGAGAGATTGATGACAACATCAGTGCTAGCAATTCCAGAAG gtaaggcgaatgtagtagcagatgctttgagccgcAAATCTGCGACATTGAACCAGTTGAAAATTCAACAAGATTTAATTACAAATTGA